One genomic region from Pelorhabdus rhamnosifermentans encodes:
- the trpD gene encoding anthranilate phosphoribosyltransferase, with the protein MFKSFLGRVVAGEDLSRAEAQQAMLTIMSGQASTAQIGAFLAALRMKGETSTEIAGFAETMRNQAEPLDCSGDLLDTCGTGGDQAGTFNISTTTAFVLAGAGVRIAKHGNRGVSSSCGSADVLAALGVAVDLAPDVVAQAIREIHMGFLYAPTFHKAMKYAAGPRKELGFRTVFNLLGPLTNPAKANRQILGVYNKDLTQKTAEALVALGVKRAMVVHSHDGLDEISTQAPTQVAEVNQGAITTYVIDPADYGFTVGEKDVYQGGTAEENAKITLAILQGQPGFKRDVVLLNAAAGLVVADQANNLADGLVVAAHSIDSGAALGKLEELKVFSQKCQAGLQ; encoded by the coding sequence ATGTTTAAGAGTTTTCTAGGTAGAGTTGTTGCAGGTGAAGATCTTTCGCGCGCCGAGGCGCAGCAGGCGATGCTTACCATCATGTCTGGGCAGGCGAGCACGGCCCAAATAGGTGCCTTTTTGGCGGCACTGCGCATGAAGGGAGAAACAAGTACTGAGATAGCTGGATTTGCCGAGACGATGCGTAATCAGGCCGAACCCCTCGATTGTAGCGGCGATTTGCTTGATACGTGTGGCACAGGGGGCGATCAGGCCGGAACGTTTAACATTTCCACAACAACGGCTTTTGTATTAGCGGGTGCTGGAGTAAGGATTGCTAAACATGGCAATCGGGGTGTATCAAGCTCCTGCGGCAGTGCCGATGTGCTGGCGGCCTTAGGCGTAGCCGTCGATTTAGCGCCAGATGTTGTGGCTCAGGCCATTCGGGAGATTCATATGGGATTTTTGTATGCTCCTACTTTTCATAAAGCCATGAAATATGCTGCCGGACCGCGCAAAGAATTGGGTTTTCGCACGGTGTTTAATTTATTAGGCCCCTTAACGAATCCTGCCAAGGCCAATCGCCAAATTTTAGGCGTTTATAACAAGGATTTGACGCAAAAAACGGCAGAAGCTTTGGTCGCATTGGGTGTGAAACGGGCTATGGTTGTGCACAGCCACGATGGATTAGATGAAATATCGACGCAGGCTCCGACACAAGTTGCTGAGGTGAATCAAGGAGCAATCACGACCTATGTGATTGACCCTGCTGATTATGGCTTTACTGTAGGCGAAAAGGACGTTTACCAGGGCGGAACAGCTGAAGAAAATGCGAAAATTACCTTGGCTATTTTGCAGGGACAGCCGGGTTTTAAACGAGATGTTGTTCTCCTGAATGCGGCGGCAGGTCTGGTTGTAGCCGATCAGGCAAACAATCTTGCCGATGGTTTGGTCGTGGCTGCACATAGCATTGATAGCGGGGCAGCCCTGGGAAAATTGGAAGAACTCAAAGTCTTTAGCCAAAAGTGTCAAGCAGGTTTACAATGA